In one Staphylococcus lutrae genomic region, the following are encoded:
- a CDS encoding EsaB/YukD family protein, giving the protein MMQHKRVTVDFSNFNKGTYDLALPVLMPMKTLIPLIMESLDIELTRPPEYVKVTTKHHLLVENDRLIDFQIADGDILKMI; this is encoded by the coding sequence ATGATGCAACATAAACGCGTGACCGTTGATTTTTCAAACTTTAACAAAGGGACATACGATCTAGCTTTACCTGTGTTGATGCCAATGAAAACGTTAATCCCTTTAATTATGGAAAGTTTGGATATCGAACTCACGAGACCCCCAGAATATGTCAAAGTGACCACAAAACATCACTTGCTTGTTGAAAATGACAGGCTGATTGATTTTCAAATTGCTGATGGTGATATTTTAAAAATGATTTAG
- the essB gene encoding type VII secretion protein EssB, translating to MFEKNFEALKDLETDLISEQDTRAYLRDIPKSAVKPEHYHLIYLLEQRVMYFLDGEVTELHDRFQVNYHLHENVVTYDKIKQLSTNEKLRYLLNIAKLDELQNTRYTYQLEPSELHFTKNGLPLLKTRGIRHVIEPLPYTEEAFLTRYKALIIAAFNDKVQFETLVEGHLALYKGTPFDQQIVQAKTLQNLKEILQHHYNQQEEKYKQHYTYVQKKRHALYKWGSVVATTLSLVLLAFLAYMYLSVMKYDAQVQAGYQSFIKEDYTQVLNDYEDLDAKKLDQVALYAYAKSYVETNKQGLEKDNKNNVLNHITPTANKDYLLYWVVLGQGDIDEALNISTYLEDNDLTKLALINKLNDIKNNPKLSSEKRSEETKKYNDRLQDILDKEKEVKNEKEKEKEASAQKNNERLKQQEENEKKQKEQAQKDREKRQEAERKN from the coding sequence GTGTTTGAAAAGAATTTTGAAGCATTAAAGGATTTAGAGACTGATTTAATATCTGAACAGGACACGCGTGCGTATTTAAGAGACATTCCTAAATCCGCCGTTAAGCCTGAACATTATCATTTGATTTATTTATTAGAACAACGCGTGATGTATTTTTTAGATGGAGAAGTCACAGAGCTTCATGACCGTTTCCAGGTCAATTATCATCTTCACGAAAATGTGGTGACGTACGATAAGATCAAACAATTATCGACGAACGAAAAATTACGTTATTTATTAAATATTGCCAAGTTAGATGAATTGCAAAACACGCGTTATACGTACCAATTAGAGCCGAGTGAATTGCATTTTACGAAAAATGGGTTACCGCTATTAAAGACACGAGGCATACGTCATGTCATAGAACCTTTACCGTACACAGAAGAGGCGTTTTTAACCCGTTATAAAGCATTAATTATAGCGGCATTCAATGACAAAGTGCAGTTTGAAACTTTAGTTGAAGGGCATCTTGCACTTTATAAAGGCACACCCTTCGATCAACAAATTGTTCAAGCGAAGACATTGCAAAATTTAAAAGAAATACTGCAACATCACTATAATCAACAAGAAGAAAAATACAAACAGCATTATACGTATGTTCAAAAGAAACGCCACGCATTATATAAATGGGGAAGCGTAGTCGCTACGACATTAAGTCTCGTACTACTCGCATTTCTGGCATACATGTATTTATCAGTGATGAAGTACGATGCACAAGTACAAGCAGGTTACCAGTCATTTATTAAAGAAGATTACACCCAGGTGCTAAATGATTATGAGGATTTAGATGCCAAAAAATTAGATCAAGTCGCTTTATATGCATACGCTAAAAGCTACGTCGAAACGAATAAACAAGGGCTTGAAAAGGATAATAAAAATAATGTACTCAATCATATTACACCGACGGCCAACAAAGATTATTTATTATATTGGGTTGTTTTGGGTCAAGGGGATATCGATGAGGCGTTGAATATCAGCACATATCTTGAAGATAATGATTTAACGAAGTTGGCATTAATCAATAAGTTAAACGATATTAAAAATAATCCAAAACTTTCTTCTGAAAAAAGAAGTGAAGAGACAAAGAAATACAATGATAGACTGCAAGATATTTTAGACAAAGAAAAAGAAGTGAAGAACGAGAAAGAGAAAGAAAAAGAAGCATCCGCTCAAAAAAATAACGAACGCCTAAAACAACAAGAAGAAAATGAGAAAAAACAAAAAGAACAAGCCCAAAAAGATCGTGAAAAGCGTCAAGAAGCGGAAAGAAAAAATTAA
- the essA gene encoding type VII secretion protein EssA: MLVESLLGLTLIGTSVNNGGLEIQVDQETEENVNQDLNQYDTPLFNQESETLNTEIKNKKDAREKQIKQAMFNDNERPSSQVVDTKRALFESKEDKATTKAPYIQQDQEKNILPYFLMSIGALLTIGFAVLTISKWRKREKHDAT; this comes from the coding sequence ATGTTAGTGGAAAGTTTATTGGGACTGACTTTAATCGGTACGTCTGTAAACAACGGCGGTTTAGAAATACAAGTCGATCAGGAAACGGAAGAGAACGTAAATCAAGATTTAAATCAATACGATACACCACTGTTCAATCAAGAGAGTGAAACCCTCAATACAGAAATCAAAAATAAGAAAGATGCGCGTGAAAAACAGATAAAACAAGCGATGTTCAACGACAACGAGCGACCCTCTTCCCAAGTTGTGGATACAAAACGCGCATTATTCGAGTCAAAAGAGGACAAGGCAACAACCAAGGCCCCATACATTCAACAAGATCAAGAGAAAAATATTTTACCCTACTTTTTGATGAGTATAGGGGCGCTGCTTACAATAGGATTTGCCGTATTAACGATATCAAAATGGAGAAAGCGTGAGAAACATGATGCAACATAA